A part of Salvelinus sp. IW2-2015 linkage group LG16, ASM291031v2, whole genome shotgun sequence genomic DNA contains:
- the LOC111976055 gene encoding uncharacterized protein isoform X1 produces MRGKKCLNCNVKLIKTLSDDMDDVVKNKLKSNAKIYSNTLERIVQKYSKLHDNGTEVNLEDITPQEVIVCMVKSELELSNLGLSKSEVDLAELSLGDISEIHRPQNTIGDFQMDISYHQDDHNNDCVDEGAVTVNSNDSVMQQAAENSHLVDNSKLNGTRSSLWGAPEELERSLSSKRSTLLDLYPSMVSQVGEAWRRQHMSDVAVGVLRRYHRLRWFSNRNLNNRNFNIRPAHRKTTLNIGQSFLQTSQNTILNVSNPKSPKLNLKMTTHTHPPPQTKVNLQEWPAERLSHRKGTDSGNGQPPHPVLVMDFSSRPSAGSSPASSPPSAAPSLLSAPSSADSSPPSSAASLPSSLSSADSSLQESPEPEEPPLNQTFMVSMPSFPSPRVRHTTLVFSPARSEDTFTAGGLSSPSLRKCALPTLPHQRFFTAVCPVVSMEMSSDYRSQVAPSPXRARLPIWDGQRAASNAHHRSPKSGFAGYHQRNTVEPRSSPASSPSSLHRPLMSHRKPHHLDSCSPSQLKRQSSRSSSDHESRAGQLRLRRHYSLDSFSPSVSLLRNSAKQIDKDFQKLYHKLVCQGKSSSCRMCERRAETTRGTSSALAALALSPHHSIMRKRRRELVQEQSPESKRFRDSSFVYSPGSLRQRVEMFRCQNRSDSHLSSNQWDISCDSHNWSPRKASLAHTHHSPHHQHHSSDAAVRKAEGSWSGLHVDQHSPAWREKYRRFVGIHQGKSIVKAECQCGCSPSFSRRQLLYK; encoded by the exons atgagggggaaaaagtgcTTGAATTGTAATGTTAAATTGATAAAAACGTTGTCTGACGACATGGATGACGTGGTCAAAAATAAGCTTAAGAGCAATGCCAAGATTTACAGTAACACTTTGGAGCGAATAGTTCAAAAG TATTCAAAGCTGCATGACAATGGGACTGAGGTGAACCTGGAGGACATAACACCCCAAG AGGTGATAGTATGCATGGTCAAGTCAGAGTTGGAGCTATCAAACCTGGGATTGTCAAAG AGTGAAGTTGACCTGGCAGAGCTGTCACTAGGAG ataTTTCTGAAATACACAGGCCACAGAACACCATTGGAGACTTCCAG atgGACATCTCATACCACCAGGATGATCACAACAATGATTGTGTAGATGAGGGTGCTGTCACTGTCAACAGTAATGATTCTGTTATGCAGCAGGCTGCAGAGAACAGCCACT TGGTGGATAATTCCAAACTGAATGGGACTAGGAGTAGCCTGTGGGGCGCGCCAGAGGAGCTGGAGCGCTCTCTGAGCAGTAAACGTAGCACTCTACTGGACTTGTATCCCAGCATGGTCAGCCAGGTAGGAGAGGCCTGGCGGCGCCAACATATGTCCGACGTGGCTGTAGGGGTTTTGAGGAGGTACCACAGGCTCAGGTGGTTCTCTAACAGAAACCTCAATAACCGCAACTTCAACATCAGACCTGCTCACAGAAAGACTACCCTCAACATTGGCCAATCCTTTCTCCAAACATCTCAGAACACCATACTGAATGTGAGTAACCCCAAGAGTCCAAAGTTGAACCTCAAAATGACAACCCACACCCATCCTCCTCCACAGACCAAGGTCAACCTCCAGGAATGGCCAGCAGAGAGGCTGTCCCACAGGAAGGGTACAGATTCAGGGAACGGACAACCGCCCCACCCTGTTCTAGTGATGGACTTCTCCTCTCGCCCCTCTGCAGGCTCCAGtcctgcctcctcccctccctctgcagccccctcccttctctctgctccctcctctgcagactcctctcctccctcctctgcagcctcccttccctcttctctctcctctgcagacTCCTCCCTACAGGAGAGCCCTGAGCCAGAGGAGCCCCCCTTAAACCAAACCTTCATGGTGTCCATGCCCTCTTTCCCATCCCCCAGGGTTAGACACACTACCCTGGTCTTCAGTCCTGCCAGATCTGAAGACACCTTCACAGCAGGAGGGTTGAGCAGTCCATCTCTAAGGAAGTGTGCCCTCCCCACACTTCCCCATCAGAGGTTTTTCACAGCGGTATGCCCTGTGGTCAGTATGGAGATGTCTTCAGACTACCGCTCCCAAGTAGCACCGAGTCCCWACAGAGCCAGACTGCCGATCTGGGACGGCCAGCGTGCAGCATCTAACGCCCACCATAGAAGCCCCAAGTCGGGCTTTGCTGGATATCATCAAAGAAACACTGTGGAGCCCAGATCTTCCCCTGCGtcttcaccctcctctcttcataGGCCTCTGATGTCACACAGGAAGCCCCACCACCTGGACTCctgcagtccctcccagctgaaACGCCAATCGTCTAGATCATCATCTGATCATGAGTCTAGGGCAGGCCAGCTAAGGCTCCGGCGACACTATTCCCTGGATTCCTTCTCCCCATCTGTCAGTCTCTTACGAAACTCTGCTAAGCAGATTGACAAGGACTTCCAGAAGCTCTACCACAAGCTTGTCTGTCAGGGCAAATCCTCCTCCTGCCGTATgtgtgagaggagagcagagaccaCCAGAGGAACCTCCTCTGCTCTGGCCGCCCTGGCCCTGTCTCCTCACCACTCTATCATGAGGAAGCGTCGCAGGGAGCTGGTCCAAGAACAGTCCCCAGAGTCCAAACGTTTCAGGGATAGCTCCTTTGTGTACTCCCCAGGATCTCTCCGCCAGAGGGTAGAAATGTTCAGGTGCCAGAACCGCTCAGACAGCCATTTGTCCTCCAACCAGTGGGACATCTCCTGTGACTCCCACAACTGGAGCCCCCGCAAGGCCAGTCTGGCTCATACACACCACAGCCCCCATCACCAACATCACTCATCAGATGCAGCAGTCAGGAAAGCTGAAGGCTCCTGGTCTGGCCTGCATGTTGATCAGCACTCTCCTGCTTGG agagagaaatacagacgATTTGTTGGAATTCATCAAG GAAAGTCAATTGTCAAGGCAGAGTGCCAATGTGGCTGTTCGCCAAG TTTCTCTAGGAGACAGCTTCTGTATAAATGA
- the LOC111976055 gene encoding uncharacterized protein isoform X2 translates to MDISYHQDDHNNDCVDEGAVTVNSNDSVMQQAAENSHLVDNSKLNGTRSSLWGAPEELERSLSSKRSTLLDLYPSMVSQVGEAWRRQHMSDVAVGVLRRYHRLRWFSNRNLNNRNFNIRPAHRKTTLNIGQSFLQTSQNTILNVSNPKSPKLNLKMTTHTHPPPQTKVNLQEWPAERLSHRKGTDSGNGQPPHPVLVMDFSSRPSAGSSPASSPPSAAPSLLSAPSSADSSPPSSAASLPSSLSSADSSLQESPEPEEPPLNQTFMVSMPSFPSPRVRHTTLVFSPARSEDTFTAGGLSSPSLRKCALPTLPHQRFFTAVCPVVSMEMSSDYRSQVAPSPXRARLPIWDGQRAASNAHHRSPKSGFAGYHQRNTVEPRSSPASSPSSLHRPLMSHRKPHHLDSCSPSQLKRQSSRSSSDHESRAGQLRLRRHYSLDSFSPSVSLLRNSAKQIDKDFQKLYHKLVCQGKSSSCRMCERRAETTRGTSSALAALALSPHHSIMRKRRRELVQEQSPESKRFRDSSFVYSPGSLRQRVEMFRCQNRSDSHLSSNQWDISCDSHNWSPRKASLAHTHHSPHHQHHSSDAAVRKAEGSWSGLHVDQHSPAWREKYRRFVGIHQGKSIVKAECQCGCSPSFSRRQLLYK, encoded by the exons atgGACATCTCATACCACCAGGATGATCACAACAATGATTGTGTAGATGAGGGTGCTGTCACTGTCAACAGTAATGATTCTGTTATGCAGCAGGCTGCAGAGAACAGCCACT TGGTGGATAATTCCAAACTGAATGGGACTAGGAGTAGCCTGTGGGGCGCGCCAGAGGAGCTGGAGCGCTCTCTGAGCAGTAAACGTAGCACTCTACTGGACTTGTATCCCAGCATGGTCAGCCAGGTAGGAGAGGCCTGGCGGCGCCAACATATGTCCGACGTGGCTGTAGGGGTTTTGAGGAGGTACCACAGGCTCAGGTGGTTCTCTAACAGAAACCTCAATAACCGCAACTTCAACATCAGACCTGCTCACAGAAAGACTACCCTCAACATTGGCCAATCCTTTCTCCAAACATCTCAGAACACCATACTGAATGTGAGTAACCCCAAGAGTCCAAAGTTGAACCTCAAAATGACAACCCACACCCATCCTCCTCCACAGACCAAGGTCAACCTCCAGGAATGGCCAGCAGAGAGGCTGTCCCACAGGAAGGGTACAGATTCAGGGAACGGACAACCGCCCCACCCTGTTCTAGTGATGGACTTCTCCTCTCGCCCCTCTGCAGGCTCCAGtcctgcctcctcccctccctctgcagccccctcccttctctctgctccctcctctgcagactcctctcctccctcctctgcagcctcccttccctcttctctctcctctgcagacTCCTCCCTACAGGAGAGCCCTGAGCCAGAGGAGCCCCCCTTAAACCAAACCTTCATGGTGTCCATGCCCTCTTTCCCATCCCCCAGGGTTAGACACACTACCCTGGTCTTCAGTCCTGCCAGATCTGAAGACACCTTCACAGCAGGAGGGTTGAGCAGTCCATCTCTAAGGAAGTGTGCCCTCCCCACACTTCCCCATCAGAGGTTTTTCACAGCGGTATGCCCTGTGGTCAGTATGGAGATGTCTTCAGACTACCGCTCCCAAGTAGCACCGAGTCCCWACAGAGCCAGACTGCCGATCTGGGACGGCCAGCGTGCAGCATCTAACGCCCACCATAGAAGCCCCAAGTCGGGCTTTGCTGGATATCATCAAAGAAACACTGTGGAGCCCAGATCTTCCCCTGCGtcttcaccctcctctcttcataGGCCTCTGATGTCACACAGGAAGCCCCACCACCTGGACTCctgcagtccctcccagctgaaACGCCAATCGTCTAGATCATCATCTGATCATGAGTCTAGGGCAGGCCAGCTAAGGCTCCGGCGACACTATTCCCTGGATTCCTTCTCCCCATCTGTCAGTCTCTTACGAAACTCTGCTAAGCAGATTGACAAGGACTTCCAGAAGCTCTACCACAAGCTTGTCTGTCAGGGCAAATCCTCCTCCTGCCGTATgtgtgagaggagagcagagaccaCCAGAGGAACCTCCTCTGCTCTGGCCGCCCTGGCCCTGTCTCCTCACCACTCTATCATGAGGAAGCGTCGCAGGGAGCTGGTCCAAGAACAGTCCCCAGAGTCCAAACGTTTCAGGGATAGCTCCTTTGTGTACTCCCCAGGATCTCTCCGCCAGAGGGTAGAAATGTTCAGGTGCCAGAACCGCTCAGACAGCCATTTGTCCTCCAACCAGTGGGACATCTCCTGTGACTCCCACAACTGGAGCCCCCGCAAGGCCAGTCTGGCTCATACACACCACAGCCCCCATCACCAACATCACTCATCAGATGCAGCAGTCAGGAAAGCTGAAGGCTCCTGGTCTGGCCTGCATGTTGATCAGCACTCTCCTGCTTGG agagagaaatacagacgATTTGTTGGAATTCATCAAG GAAAGTCAATTGTCAAGGCAGAGTGCCAATGTGGCTGTTCGCCAAG TTTCTCTAGGAGACAGCTTCTGTATAAATGA